The proteins below come from a single Malus domestica chromosome 03, GDT2T_hap1 genomic window:
- the LOC139194640 gene encoding uncharacterized protein: protein MDLACLFGVPKAQNDLNVLAQSPVFNDILQGNAPKVMYEVNKRMYDGTYYLADDIYPKWSTFVKTVPRPQSAKEKHFPRCQEGCKKDVERCFSILQARWAIVRSAARSFDVESLRSIMMMCIILHNMIMEDEYDYEAIDEYESDTMNNSRTRIYCAHDATDEPMQHEPLERDGRYNERIIQRYTTFQRLNMHNAPQNDLIEHQWVLKQAEDN, encoded by the coding sequence atggatttggcatgcctTTTCGGGGTTCCGaaagctcaaaatgacctcaacgtccttgcccaatccccagtgttcaacgatATCCTACAAGGAAATGCACCAAAAGTCATGTATGAGGTCAACAAACGTATGTACGACGGGAcatactacctagctgacgACATTTACCCAAagtggtcaacatttgtcaaaacagtgccacgtccgcaaagtgcaaaggaaaaacactttccaagatgtcaagaggggtgcaagaaggatgtggagcgttgtttcagtatcctccaagctcgttgggcgatcgtCAGGAGTGCTGCCAGATCATTTGATGTagagtcgcttcgatccatcatgatgatgtgcatcattcttcacaacatgattatggaagatgagtatgattacgAAGCCATTGATGAATATGAgtcagacacgatgaacaattcaagaacacgtatatattgtgctcatgacgccacTGATGAGCCTatgcaacatgagccattagaaagggatggacgttacaatgaaaggatcattcaacgatatacaaCATTTCAAAGGCTAAACATGCACAATGCACCGCAaaatgacttgatagagcaccaatGGGTattgaaacaagctgaagataattaa